A single Plasmodium yoelii strain 17X genome assembly, chromosome: 10 DNA region contains:
- a CDS encoding mitochondrial ribosomal protein L17-2 precursor, putative, which translates to MGYTSTLKFVNLGVKRRLFRKAHKQPHHRWDSIKNQLNELLKYGRIETTLTKAKELQGYAEELIYLAKKKNNSENSLLVESMLRTPQGRRKLYEYYVPLYRDRPFFFTRIINQWRFRLRDAAPMAFIEFIDRPGELKPAKPVGYDRIKYIYYEIQKNRRNLKKYYHVAKKFNLIDSNDQIVSDFSQAAISKQEEWQSDDEEDIIIDENLLQKYKQYGDQMLPGPLKGREPFYVDLPLPSLVEKQFLNYRKKFKP; encoded by the exons atgggataTACATCAACGTTgaaatttgttaatttagGAGTAAAAAGACGATTATTTAGAAAAGCACATAAACAACCACATCATAGATGGGATAGTATAAAAAATCAATTAAATGAATTACTAAAATATGGAAGAATTGAAACAACATTAACTAAAGCAAAGGAATTGCAAGGATATGCAGAGGAGTTAATTTAtttagcaaaaaaaaaaaataattcagaAAATAGTTTGTTAGTTGAAAGTATGCTAAGAACCCCACAAGGACGtagaaaattatatgaatattatGTTCCATTATATAGAGATCgaccttttttttttactagaATTATAAATCAATGGAGATTCAGATTAAGAGATGCTGCTCCTATGGCATTTATTGAATTTATTGACAGACCCGGCGAATTAAAACCTGCTAAACCAGTGGGATATGAtcgaattaaatatatttattatgaaaTCCAAAAAAATCgaagaaatttaaaaaaatattatcatgtTGCAAAAAAGTTTAATTTAATAGATTCGAATGACCAAATTGTGTCGGACTTTTCTCAGGCCGCCATTTCCAAGCAGGAAGAG TGGCAAAGCGATGATGAGgaagatataataatagatgaAAATTTACtccaaaaatataaacagtATGGTGATCAAATGTTACCGGGTCCTTTAAAAGGAAGAGAACCATTTTATGTTGATTTACCTTTACCGAGTTTAGTagaaaaacaatttttaaattataggAAAAAATTCAAGCCATAA
- a CDS encoding mitogen-activated protein kinase 1, putative: MEREKQKKAQKNVSKLFHTKSNKNETDNIDEHVLKKYDIIKKIGKGAYGIVFKARCRKYKKIVAVKKIFGAFQNSTDAQRTFREIMFLHQLNGHDNIIKLLDVMRAKNDQDIYLVFEYMETDLHEVIRADILEEVHKKYIIYQLLRALKYMHSGLLLHRDIKPSNILLNSECHLKICDFGLARSISTEVNENKIPVLTDYVATRWYRAPDILLGSTNYTEGVDMWSLGCIMAELLLGKPLFRGNSTMNQLEKIIEIVGKPNKKDIEDIKSPYAETIISSFADTGKKKKKFSEIFHKASQDSIDLLEKLLQFNPTKRITAENALKHKYVENFHLLIEEPICKHIITIPVNESTKYKVDFYRNIIYYNILKRKKNLIHREDYTNVQINNDVKTDVPIDGEKENNYDIHQMDSTKKRGKKKRHFISNSPNANLETYQKYETNCRENNSQYLVEKKTDMNTTQGNKEKGSNAKKKLKNKIKPKQKTLTIKNSEKKNTLNYYDKSEILHDKNEKYYYEHTGENNNNNNANEQNDYYKNIANQDIESQYRNTMAVHNYNPGQDFSKHYFYKQKKKY, translated from the coding sequence atggagagAGAAAAACAGAAGAAAGCTCAAAAAAATGTGTCTAAACTATTTCATACCAAATcgaataaaaatgaaacagATAATATTGATGAgcatgttttaaaaaaatatgatataataaaaaaaattggaaaaggAGCATATGGTATAGTATTCAAAGCTCGgtgtagaaaatataaaaaaatagtagcCGTAAAAAAAATCTTTGGAGCATTTCAAAATTCTACAGATGCTCAAAGAACATTTCGAGAAATTATGTTCTTACATCAATTAAATGGtcatgataatataattaaactatTAGATGTAATGAGAGCTAAAAATGATCAAGACATTTATTTAGTATTTGAATATATGGAAACAGATTTACATGAAGTTATAAGAGCAGATATATTAGAAGAagttcataaaaaatatataatatatcaatTATTAAGAGCACTGAAATATATGCATTCAGGTTTATTATTACATAGAGATATTAAGCCATCAAATATATTACTAAATTCAGAATGTCATTTAAAGATATGTGATTTTGGATTAGCTCGAAGTATATCAACAGAAGtcaatgaaaataaaataccaGTGTTAACAGATTATGTAGCAACACGTTGGTATAGAGCCCCTGATATTTTATTAGGAAGTACAAATTATACAGAAGGTGTCGATATGTGGTCGCTTGGGTGCATTATGGCTGAATTATTATTAGGAAAACCATTATTTAGAGGTAATTCAACTATGAATCAACTagaaaaaattattgaaaTAGTTGGAAaaccaaataaaaaagatattGAAGATATAAAATCACCATATGCTGAAACTATTATATCTTCTTTTGCTGATactggaaaaaaaaaaaaaaaattttcagAAATATTTCATAAAGCATCTCAAGATTCTATAGATCTACTTGAAAAATTGTTACAATTTAATCCAACAAAAAGAATAACAGCAGAAAATGCTCTTAAACATAAATATGTAGAAAACTTTCATCTTTTAATAGAGGAACCAATTTGTAAACATATTATTACGATACCAGTTAATGAGAgcacaaaatataaagttgATTTTTAtcgaaatattatatattacaatattttaaaaaggaaaaaaaatttgattcACAGAGAGGATTATACAAATGTtcaaattaataatgatgtAAAGACAGATGTGCCAATAGATggtgaaaaagaaaataattatgatattcaTCAAATGGATTCAACAAAAAAAcgaggaaaaaaaaaacgacaTTTTATATCTAACTCACCAAATGCAAATCTAGAGACGtatcaaaaatatgaaaCAAATTGTAGAGAAAATAATTCACAATATCTtgtggaaaaaaaaacagatatGAATACAACTCAAGGGAATAAAGAAAAAGGAAgtaatgcaaaaaaaaaattaaaaaataaaattaaaccaaaacaaaaaacattaaccataaaaaattctgaaaaaaaaaatacactaaattattatgataaatCGGAAATTTTACACGACAAAAATGAAAAGTATTATTATGAACATACAggtgaaaataataataataataatgcaaatgaacaaaatgactattacaaaaatatagCTAATCAAGATATTGAGTCTCAGTATCGAAATACAATGGCTGTGCATAATTATAACCCTGGTCAAGATTTTAGTaagcattatttttataaacaaaagaaaaaatactGA
- a CDS encoding cytochrome c oxidase subunit 2, putative, whose protein sequence is MEVIRSIFGFNNKITFNENKPVLKNVKDLENIKAKNIRAEDYPTPQKYIENPDQIPKYYAFQSNMVTDEDLQPGMLRQLEVDKRLTLPTRTHISFLITATDVIHSWSIPSLGIKADAIPGRLHKVTTFILREGVYYGQCSEMCGTLHGFMPIVIEAVSPEAYAAHAKKYYRE, encoded by the coding sequence atggagGTAATTAGAAGTATATTCGGatttaataacaaaataacatttaatgaaaataaaccagtgttaaaaaatgtgaaagatttagaaaatataaaagctaAAAATATAAGAGCAGAAGATTATCCAACCccacaaaaatatatagaaaaccCTGATCAAATTCCTAAGTATTATGCATTTCAATCAAATATGGTAACAGATGAAGATCTTCAACCTGGCATGTTAAGGCAATTAGAAGTTGATAAAAGATTAACCTTACCAACAAGGACTCATATATCTTTTCTAATTACAGCTACAGATGTTATACATTCTTGGTCAATACCAAGTTTAGGTATAAAAGCAGATGCTATACCAGGAAGATTACATAAAGTAACAACTTTCATATTACGAGAAGGTGTATATTATGGACAATGTTCAGAAATGTGTGGAACCTTACATGGATTTATGCCTATTGTTATTGAAGCTGTTTCCCCTGAGGCATATGCTGCACatgcaaaaaaatattacagaGAATAA
- a CDS encoding PhIL1 interacting protein PIP2, putative, with protein sequence MDQRCEEINSQKEECEKSDDIKIVKHDQANWELDDITSKIKKSESIIYENNDSNKMAKSYLDKYLIDINNYKNNPNCKIYPKLHLDNTKEIKNFIIKEKICVNTYYQYIDVYNNLGSNDDEKIFANDKNTLNDIENNNFNYNTIDMKYIIPNIVKNEIPVAIKKTIYPEIETTDEEIEIEVEKYVPYIIPVNVYIPRYYAISAIEAEENEIKIKDIQLTEKEEEEIIKELNPHLKEIKNFNEEQTKKMKEIINLSKLKANKLKIKNPEHELIVYYDNNTSKSFDFEMFEKFREMSLKDL encoded by the coding sequence ATGGATCAAAGATGCGAAGAAATAAATAGCCAAAAAGAAGAATGTGAAAAAAgtgatgatataaaaattgtgaaacATGATCAAGCTAATTGGGAATTAGATGATATAacaagtaaaataaaaaaaagtgaatccataatttatgaaaataatgattcAAATAAAATGGCAAAATcatatttagataaatatcttatagatataaataattataaaaataatcccaattgtaaaatatatCCAAAATTGCATTTAGATAATacaaaagaaataaaaaattttattattaaagaaaaaatatgtgtTAATACATATTATCAATACATAGATGTATATAACAATTTGGGTTCtaatgatgatgaaaaaatatttgcaaACGATAAGAACACATTAAATGATatcgaaaataataattttaactATAATACAATtgatatgaaatatataataccaaatattgtaaaaaatgaaataccTGTTGCAATAAAAAAGACAATATATCCAGAAATTGAAACAACAGATGAAGAAATCGAAATAGAAgttgaaaaatatgtacCATATATAATCCCTGTTAATGTTTATATACCTAGATATTATGCTATATCTGCTATAGAAgctgaagaaaatgaaataaagataaaagaTATTCAATTAAcagaaaaagaagaagaagaaattataaaagaattaaatccacatttaaaagaaataaaaaatttcaaTGAAGAACaaactaaaaaaatgaaagaaattataaatttatcaaaattaaaagctaataaattaaaaataaaaaatcctGAACATGAACTTATTGtttattatgataataatactaGTAAATCTTTCGATTTTGAAATGTTTGAAAAATTTAGAGAAATGTCTCTAAAAGATTTATAA
- a CDS encoding large subunit GTPase 1, putative, with product MGGMGKKKKPKKQKNSMGRSLMHNKLRQKERSDTILYSMIGNENEENKNIAKQISVLNKNSIDDYLDNQLAISNVQVSKIFIQKNEIKEKKNLKSHNNYQTNVQNIVLPIPGRPILLNDEEKLNINLKKININKSKKKKKKNIKHITFLMKGKNLMPLNPKTSHSDRTSKPRVNPQTPNQSTAPLPEQQSPEPASEENEVENEEEENEESEVGEDEVEEGEEEEEDDAVDEVGEGEVEDDEAVEYELKYVKMYERLGKKYEREEFRSELNKSKLEKYELEHFVEWRKLLSQVEEKEGYIVTPYEKNIEYWKQLWRVIEKSHVLFYIIDARNPLFFYSKGLDIYVKKVDKRKEFIVILNKSDFLTYEERKIWAEYFDEKKIKFIFFSALRELYHQNQIIIEDMIPLSNLYKNKSTTNEFDLNINNKRECQTFYNESENSCSVDCNPPKQSSEMGGSEIGKEAGNENCGENKKVINTGYGNLNYEEKKNTNTDILSVQDLINLIKNIKNKIKNLYDKIEIETYDSPKFMVGFIGFPNVGKSSIINSIFGEKKVGVSRQPGKTKHFQTIPLNYYGFTLCDCPGLIFPSIVFNKHDLIINGVFSIDHYKGDDVDVIQVLCNIIPEQLCERYKIKNNLIRSIQINKTSTYKYMNARKFLHELCFYRKYISGGKGGVLNFNFATRLIIREFITGKLHYNFMPNYLDKYSYAYTKEIQSHLDTPEFLLNPDDGLSKANPSEDVLVTKRKFRYMQKRLIKGKNVIKTPISG from the exons ATGGGGGgaatgggaaaaaaaaaaaaacctaaaaaacaaaaaaatagtatGGGTAGAAGTTTAATGCATAATAAGTTAAGGCAAAAGGAAAGATCagatacaatattatattctATGATtggaaatgaaaatgaagaaaataaaaatatagccAAACAAATATcagttttaaataaaaattcgaTTGATGATTATCTGGATAATCAACTTGCAATTAGTAATGTACAAGttagtaaaatatttatacaaaaaaatgaaattaaagaaaaaaaaaatctaaaATCTCATAATAATTATCAAACTAATGTTCAAAATATTGTTCTCCCTATACCTGGTAGACCAATACTTTtaaatgatgaagaaaaattaaatataaatttaaaaaaaattaatataaataaatcgaaaaaaaaaaaaaaaaaaaatattaagcaTATTACATTTTTGATGAAAGGAAAAAATTTAATGCCACTAAACCCAAAGACATCTCATTCTGATCGTACATCTAAGCCACGTGTGAATCCCCAGACCCCCAACCAGTCCACTGCCCCTCTCCCTGAGCAGCAATCTCCGGAGCCGGCCAGCGAAGAGAACGAAGTGGAAAACGAAGAGGAAGAGAACGAAGAAAGCGAAGTGGGAGAGGACGAAGTGGAAGAGGGTGAGGAAGAGGAAGAGGACGACGCGGTGGACGAAGTGGGAGAGGGCGAAGTGGAAGATGATGAAGCGGTGGAGTACGAACTGAAGTATGTGAAGATGTACGAACGTTTgggtaaaaaatatgaaagaGAAGAGTTTAGAAGTGAACTAAATAAATCAAAACtcgaaaaatatgaattagAACATTTTGTAGAGTGGAGAAAATTATTAAGCCAAgtagaagaaaaagaagGATATATTGTAACAccatatgaaaaaaatatagaatattgGAAACAATTATGGAGAGTTATAGAAAAAAgtcatgttttattttatattatagatGCAAGAAatcctttatttttttattctaaaGGATtagatatatatgtaaaaaaagttgacaaaagaaaagaatttattgttatattaaataaatctgATTTTTTAACTTATgaagaaagaaaaatatgGGCTGAATattttgatgaaaaaaaaataaaatttatttttttttctgctTTAAGAGAATTGTATCATCaaaatcaaattataatCGAAGATATGATTCCACTATCaaatttgtataaaaataaatcaactACTAATGAAtttgatttaaatataaataataaaagagaaTGTCAAACATTTTATAACGAATCTGAAAATAGTTGTAGTGTCGATTGCAATCCCCCAAAACAAAGTTCTGAGATGGGGGGTAGCGAAATTGGTAAAGAAGCGGGAAACGAAAATTGCGgcgaaaataaaaaagtaataaataCAGGATACGgaaatttaaattatgaagaaaaaaaaaacacaaataCAGATATATTAAGTGTACAAGacttaataaatttaattaaaaatataaaaaataaaataaaaaatttatatgataaaatagaAATAGAAACATATGATTCACCAAAGTTTATGGTAGGCTTTATCGGGTTTCCTAATGTTGGAAAAAGTTCGATAATTAATTCTATTTTTGGAGAAAAAAAAGTTGGTGTTAGTAGACAGCCAGGAAAAACCAAACATTTCCAAACAATAccattaaattattatggtTTCACATTATGTGATTGTCCTGGACTTATATTTCCTTCAATTGTGTTTAATAAACATGATTTAATAATTAATGGTGTGTTTTCTATTGACCATTATAAAGGAGATGATGTAGATGTAATTCAAGTTTTGTGTAATATAATCCCTGAACAATTATGTGaaagatataaaataaagaacaATCTTATTCGTTCTattcaaattaataaaacatcaacatacaaatatatgaatGCTCGCAAATTCTTACATGAGCTTTGtttttatagaaaatatatttcaggGGGAAAAGGTGGTGTtctaaattttaattttgctACTCGATTAATTATTCGAGAATTTATAACAGGAAAActtcattataattttatgccaaattatttagataaatattcttATGCATATACCAAAGAAATCCAATCTCACCTCGACACTCCGGAGTTCCTCCTAAACCCTGACGACGGCCTCTCCAAG gCGAACCCATCTGAAGATGTCCTGGTCACTAAGCGAAAATTTCGGTACATGCAGAAGCGACTCATCAAAGGGAAAAATGTGATAAAGACTCCGATCAGTGGATGA
- a CDS encoding surface-related antigen SRA, putative yields the protein MFLSFKIKLLILFIYLYIKFVYSNKQIQKTLSQDISKELYRNIVPPLNSGYNIYNPVLNGNNNKKENKHTCEAAGCSSYKDIINNNDNTNTNIDDCLSGFICKKCKKTHAKNSNICFYSNIENYQNLYEALLEEYTLTPYDDFEIPLNKSSKKKADQSGEYQISDERDEDGKNGESGKNDESGKNGERGERGEQSKKKKKKKNDEDDEDDESEGDGEDDDVTFFEKKAKTNSYQEWDKINDNTMRLIEKKTYKQSKSKQSKSKQSKSKQSKSKQSKSKHANGSANATVLEPFGKHDQVTQFYVNDYSFLFEKNKKEEKIVYKRLKININKYEEHLKNKLNKCDISDDGTITVYIKLLLQIVKDKNDIYVDINKKSILDSKETNKLNNNKTTKQTNNKNKNKYDSTYYDSDSDSDIDSDSDSESDDDEFYGYNKKKRSNYSYIEMLDLVENGHGTNNGKNNDPDNGAKIQFDKSDGKNMSTGSESKQDKDNINSYLFSRKKNKEIKKTNNLIPNYKIIKNVTKYNFYQERLTDDLDGDSMGNYYKSRNGFFKSLFSKVYRKKNKDEYSDYDSDSDSDSDSDSDSDSDDDRRQKRKKRYRLFSWKKKRKIKNKNKNKNYDDESEYDEDDKYSNRKKYAKEEEDDDDDNNNDDDDENKKNKKSLIASKNDDKQNHEKKSKIKAFFTKIKKKIIPEKQKLHIESFFNSIIVKSCKNSIKWEGHMFKKKSLIEVTLKVPVKIKYIEDQPLNFFRSGFETILTCHNCDDVIFNSCVQVYCTKKNEHEQGKDNEIKKAENTQNEPVSKVGNLGDVSQIPYMAGASIFSPLPIYHNNNNNYYPGSTSMLYYDSYSEGKNNYFNYFLFFFIFLLNCFTIW from the exons ATGTTTTTAAgctttaaaataaaactgttgatactatttatatatttatatataaagttTGTCTATTCTAATAAACAGATTCAAAAAACATTATCTCAAGACATATCAAAAGAATTGTATAGAAATATAGTTCCACCACTAAATAGtggatataatatatataatccagttttaaatggaaataataataaaaaagaaaataaacataCGTGTGAAGCAGCAGGATGTTCATCTTATAAAGatattataaacaataatgataatacCAATACTAATATTGATGATTGTTTAAGTGGgtttatatgtaaaaaatgcaaaaaaacacatgcaaaaaattcaaatatatgtttttattctaatattgaaaattatcaaaatttataTGAGGCATTATTAGAAGAATACACATTAACTCCTTATGATGATTTTGAAATTCCTTTGAACAAGTCTTCCAAAAAAAAGGCAGACCAAAGTGGAGAATACCAAATAAGTGATGAACGTGATGAAGATGGAAAAAATGGGGAGAGTGGAAAAAATGATGAGAGTGGCAAAAATGGTGAGCGTGGTGAACGTGGTGAACAGagcaagaaaaaaaaaaaaaaaaaaaatgatgaagatgATGAGGATGATGAAAGTGAAGGCGACGGTGAAGATGATGATGTcacattttttgaaaaaaaagcgAAGACTAACTCTTATCAAGAATgggataaaataaatgataatacGATGAGACTTATTGAAAAGAAAACATATAAGCAAAGCAAAAGCAAGCAAAGCAAAAGCAAGCAAAGCAAAAGTAAGCAAAGCAAAAGTAAGCAAAGCAAAAGTAAGCATGCGAATGGTAGTGCTAATGCTACTGTATTAGAACCCTTTGGAAAACACGACCAAGTTACACAGTTTTATGTTAATGATTattcttttctttttgaaaaaaataaaaaagaagaaaagaTTGTATATAAgagattaaaaataaatataaataaatatgaagaacatttaaaaaacaaattaaataaatgtgaCATTTCAGATGATGGGACTATAactgtatatattaaattgttATTACAAATAGTTAaggataaaaatgatatatatgttgatataaataaaaaaagtattttAGATTCAAAAGaaacaaacaaattaaataataataaaacaacaaaacaaacaaataacaaaaataaaaataaatatgattcaacatattatgatagtGATAGTGATAGCGATATCGATAGCGATAGTGATAGCGAAAGTGATGATGATGAGTTTTAcggatataataaaaaaaaaagaagtaACTACTCATATATAGAAATGTTAGACTTAGTTGAGAATGGACATGGTACAAATAACGGCAAAAATAACGACCCGGATAACGGGGCAAAGATACAATTTGACAAGTCtgatggaaaaaatatgtcTACTGGTTCTGAATCCAAGCAAGATAAAGATAACATAAACTCATATTTGTTtagtagaaaaaaaaacaaagaaataaaaaaaacaaataatttaataccaaattataaaataattaaaaatgtaacaaaatataatttttatcaagAACGATTAACAGATGATTTAGACGGAGACTCAATGGGAAACTATTATAAATCTCGTAATGggttttttaaatctttattttcaaaagtttacagaaaaaaaaataaagatgaatATAGCGATTATGATAGTGATAGTGATAGTGATAGTGACAGCGATAGCGACAGTGATAGTGATGATGATCGTAgacaaaaaagaaaaaaacgtTATCGTCTATTTtcatggaaaaaaaaaagaaaaataaaaaataaaaataaaaataaaaactatgaTGATGAAAGTGAATATGATGAAGATGATAAATATTcgaatagaaaaaaatatgcaaaagaagaagaagatgatgatgatgataataataatgatgatgatgatgaaaataaaaaaaataaaaaaagctTAATTGCAagtaaaaatgatgataaacaaaatcatgaaaaaaaatcaaaaataaaagcattttttactaaaataaaaaaaaaaataattccagaaaaacaaaaattacatatagaatcattttttaatagtaTTATAGTTAAATCATGTAAAAATTCAATAAAATGGGAAGGGcatatgtttaaaaaaaaatctctTATAGAAGTCACATTGAAAGTGCCtgttaaaattaaatatattgaagATCAACCTCTAAATTTTTTTAGATCTGGATTTGAAACTATTTTAACTTGTCATAATTGTGATGATGTAATATTTAATTCATGTGTTCAG GTTTAttgtacaaaaaaaaatgagcatGAACAAGGAAAAGacaatgaaataaaaaaagctGAAAATACACAAAATGAACCAGTTTCGAAAGTAGGTAATTTAGGAGATGTTTCACAAATTCCATATATGGCGGgtgcatctatattttcaCCCTTAccaatatatcataataataataataattattatccAGGAAGTACTAGCATGTTATATTATGATTCTTATAGTGaaggaaaaaataactattttaattattttcttttctttttcatatttCTGCTTAACTGTTTCACAATTTGGTAA
- a CDS encoding PhIL1 interacting protein PIP3, putative, whose product MEENEREIKDDNKYVYNENGIVNMKKDMSDSEKLYRSKIVNKNVKESVMSGNINTITIEKITNIPNVIFKEIIKENNKEEGKKTSTEYIVKNNINDIEKENSKITKPYNDISIDKIRQEIYHKEMKKYIPKGTELIVKKTLKIPKIKPKYVEVPVPIYAPCYIEVPIPIQYIPVPKNEFKEHFTSSVLNVDNISKYPNVYNPDNNKERTNNDERTDDKDNDKSFFFNLKRALSIIFPCTQIYN is encoded by the coding sequence atgGAAGAAAACGAAAGGGAGATAaaagatgataataaatatgtatataatgaaaatgggatagtaaatatgaaaaaagatATGAGTGATtcagaaaaattatatagatccaaaattgtaaataaaaatgtaaaagaaAGTGTAATGTCAGGTAATATAAATACGATAacaattgaaaaaattacaaatattCCCAATGTAATAtttaaagaaataataaaagaaaataacaaAGAAGAAGGAAAAAAAACATCTACAGaatatattgtaaaaaataacataaatgatatagaaaaagaaaatagtaaaataacAAAACCATATAATGATATATCAATTGATAAAATAAGACAAGAAATATATCAcaaagaaatgaaaaaatatattccaaAAGGTACTGAATTAATTGTTAAGAAAACTTTAAAAATACCTAAAATAAAACCAAAATATGTTGAAGTTCCTGTACCTATATATGCACCTTGCTATATCGAAGTTCCAATACCTATACAATATATTCCAGTTCctaaaaatgaatttaaagaACATTTTACATCTAGTGTGTTAAATGTTgataatatatcaaaatatccaaatgtatataatccagataataataaagaaagaaCAAATAATGACGAACGAACAGATGATAAAGATAATGAcaaatcttttttttttaatttaaaacgTGCACTGAGTATTATTTTTCCGTgtacacaaatatataactaa